The Kaistia defluvii genome has a segment encoding these proteins:
- a CDS encoding DUF917 domain-containing protein — protein MGRILTEKDVEPAVRGGSVYAAGGGGWADHGRMLGLAAVRIGKPELVTVDELDKNDWVATAAAIGAPAGTTAWEMQGVDYVHAVRLLQEALGEPLAALMVGQNGRSSTLNGWLPSAILGTKVLDAVGDIRAHPTGDMGSIGLAASPEPMIQTAVGGNRADNRYIELVVRGATAKVSPILRTASDMSGGFIASARNPVHASYVRKNAALGGISMALALGEAIVAADGKGAGKGSGTAVIDAICKVTGGHIAVSGRIARKDVVYTNAAFDIGTVVIGAGDKATTLHVMNEYMAIDDAGGTRLATFPDVITTLDKDGEPLSVGQLHVGMTVHVLHVPKAIIPLSAGVLDPSVYPPVEAAMGIELARYVFEDAPKKKRKKK, from the coding sequence ATGGGCCGCATCCTGACCGAGAAAGACGTCGAACCCGCCGTGCGCGGCGGCTCGGTCTATGCGGCCGGGGGCGGCGGCTGGGCCGACCATGGCCGCATGCTGGGGCTCGCGGCCGTACGGATCGGCAAGCCGGAACTGGTCACGGTCGACGAGCTCGACAAAAATGACTGGGTCGCGACCGCCGCCGCGATCGGCGCGCCGGCCGGCACCACCGCCTGGGAAATGCAGGGCGTCGACTATGTCCACGCCGTGCGGCTGCTGCAGGAAGCGCTGGGCGAGCCGCTGGCGGCGCTGATGGTCGGCCAGAACGGCCGTTCCTCGACGCTGAACGGCTGGCTGCCCTCCGCCATTCTCGGCACCAAGGTGCTCGACGCCGTCGGCGATATCCGCGCGCATCCGACCGGCGACATGGGCTCGATCGGGCTTGCCGCCTCGCCCGAGCCGATGATCCAGACGGCGGTCGGCGGCAACCGGGCCGACAACCGCTATATCGAGCTGGTGGTGCGCGGCGCGACCGCCAAGGTGTCGCCGATCCTGCGCACGGCCTCCGACATGTCGGGTGGCTTCATCGCCTCGGCGCGCAATCCGGTGCATGCAAGCTATGTGCGGAAGAACGCGGCGCTGGGCGGCATCTCGATGGCGCTGGCGCTCGGCGAGGCGATCGTCGCGGCCGATGGCAAGGGGGCCGGCAAGGGCAGCGGCACCGCCGTCATCGACGCGATCTGCAAGGTGACCGGCGGCCATATCGCGGTTTCTGGCCGTATCGCCCGCAAGGACGTGGTCTACACCAACGCCGCCTTCGACATCGGCACGGTGGTGATCGGCGCCGGCGACAAGGCGACGACGCTGCATGTGATGAACGAATATATGGCGATCGACGATGCCGGCGGCACCCGCCTCGCCACCTTCCCGGATGTCATCACCACACTGGACAAGGATGGCGAGCCGCTCTCTGTCGGGCAATTGCATGTCGGCATGACGGTGCATGTGCTGCATGTGCCCAAGGCGATCATCCCGCTTTCGGCCGGCGTGCTCGACCCCTCGGTCTATCCGCCGGTGGAAGCCGCGATGGGCATCGAGCTCGCGCGCTATGTGTTTGAGGACGCACCGAAGAAGAAGCGGAAGAAAAAATAG